TAATCCCTTTAATATTTAATGCCAGAGATTCCAGTTCCTCATGATGCAGAAGATACATATCCTTGGGTCCGATTTCCGGAAAGTTGTAAACGCGTTTAATTGCCATGGGTTCGGTTTCAACCCACTCACCGTTTTCCCAGTAACTGCCATTGGCCGTTACTTCACGGATATTAATTTCCGGATTGAAGTTAGTGGCAAAGGGATAACCATGATCTCCGGCATTGGCATCGAGAATATCAATGGTATGAATTTCGTCAAACTGATGCTTCATCGCATAAGCCGAAAAAACTCCGGTTACTCCTGGATCAAAGCCGCTGCCTAAAAGGGCCGTGATTCCAGCTTCTTCAAATCGCTTGCGGTAATCCCACTGCCATTTGTATTCAAATTTGGCGGTATCCTCCGGCTCGTAATTAGCAGTATCTACATAATGGGTTTTTGTCGCCAGGCAGGCATCCATAATGGTCAGGTCCTGATAAGGAAGGGCCAGATTTAAAACCACATCCGGATTAAAACTTTCGATCAGTTTAACCAGTTCCTCCACATTATCAGCATTCACCTGAGCAGTGGAGATTTTTGTTTTTCCGCCCTCCAGTTTTTCTTTTAAAGCGTCACATTTCGATTTAGTTCGTGACGCGATCATTATTTCTTCAAAGACATCGCTGTTCTGACAGCACTTATGGATTGCTACACTGGCAACTCCACCACATCCGATAATCAGGGCTTTTCCCATTTTATTACCTCCATTATTTATATTTTAATTTTCCACTTCTTTTAACAGTTCTTCGACATAGTTAGGCAGGGCAAAGGATCCAACATGGAGTCTGGTATTGTAGTAAAGGGTTTTAAAACCCAGTGCATTCCACTTGACCGCCTTCAGATCATCGATGGGATGATATTTTTTAGATGCAAATCCAAAGAGCCAGTGGCCCGAAGGATATGTTGGAATATGAGCCTGATAAACTCGGGAGACCGGAAAAGAATTAACAATTCTCTTATGGGCTCGCTGCATGGCAATGGCATCTTCCGCATAAAAAGCACTTTCATGCTGATTGACCATCATCCCGTCTTCTTTTAGAGCTTTATAGCAGTTGCCATAAAATTCTTTAGTGAACAAACCCTCTCCTGGTCCAAAAGGATCGGTTGAATCAACGATAATCAAATCATATTCATTTTCATGCCGTCTGACAAACTTTAATCCATCCTGATAAAAAAAACGCACCCGTTCATCATTAAATCCGCAGGCTGTCTGGGGCAGATATTTTTTACAGACTTCGACCACTAGCTCATCAATTTCTACCAGATCAATCTGTTCAATCTGCTGATATTTAGTGAGTTCCCTAAGCACCCCGCCATCACCGGCGCCAATCACCAGAATACGTTTAGCCATGGGATGAACAGACATGGGCACATGGACAATCATTTCATGATAAATATATTCATCTTTTTCTGTCAGCATAATAAAACCGTCAAGGGTCAGAAATCGTCCAAATTCCTTAGAGTCAAAAACATCAATCCGCTGGAATTCACTTTGCCCCGAATACAATTGACGGTCAACCTGAATGGATAACTTCACCGTAGGTGTATGCTTTTCTGAAAACCACAATTCCATTTAGATTCCCTCCATCACATTTAAATACTCCAGGTTCATATCTTCCGGTCCAGTCATCGAAGAACCCCTGGCCTTCATATAAGTAACCGAGTCAAGAATTTCTTTGGTAATTCGCTCACCCGGTGCCAGAATGGGAATTCCCGGTGGATAACACATCACAAATTCACTGCAGACTCTGCCAACCGTATCCCCGATAGGAAGCGCAATTTTTTCACCATAAAAGGCTTCCTGGGGACCAACTACCACTTCCGGATTGATATACTCATAGGTTACCATCCCCGTCGGATCTTTTCTGTAAATTCGTCTGATTTCTGCCAGTGCACTTACCAGTCGTTCCAGATTCTTTTTATTGTCGCCCACCGAAATATAAGCCAGGAGATTCCCCACATCGCCAAACTCGGTTTGAATATCATATTCATCCCGCAAAAGGTTATAGACTTCGATACCTGCCAGCCCCAAATCCAAGGTATTAACCGATAACTTAGTCTGATCAAAGTCAAAAATTGTGTCCCCGTTAATCAGTTCCTTGCTGTAGGCATAGTAATCACCGATTTCGTTAATCTCATCCCGGGCATACTGAGCCATCTCCGTTACTTTTGAAAAAATTTCCTTTCCATGAAGGGCCAGATTTTTCCTTGAGATATCAAGACTTGATAAAAGCAGATAAGATCCACTGGTGGTCTGAGTCAGGTTAATAATCTGCCGAACATAACCTGCTTTCATTCTCTCCCCAATCAAAAGAAAAGAACTTTGGGTTAAGGACCCCCCACTTTTATGCATACTGACAGAAGCCATATCGGCTCCGGCCGCCATAGCACTAATCGGCATATTTTCCCCAAAATAAAAATGGGTGCCATGGGCTTCATCAACCAATGCCAGCATCCCTTTTTCATGCGCCATTTTCACAATGGTGCGTAAATCCGAACAAATCCCATAATAAGTCGGATTATTCACCAGAATTGCTTTAGCATCCGGATTTTTTTCAATCGCTTCCTTCACTGCTGGAACAGACATCCCCAGAGAAATTCCCAGCCGGTGATTGATCTCCGGATTAACATAAACCGGTATTGCACCACAAAGAATCATGGCGTTGATGACGCTGCGATGGACATTTCTGGGCAAAATAATCTTATCACCCCGTTTGCAGACTGATAGCACCATACTCTGTACCGCCGACGTTGTTCCATTCACCATAAAAAAGGCGTCCGCTGCCCCAAAAGCATCAGCTGCCAGCTCTTCCGCTTCCCGAATCACAGAGACGGGATGGCATAAATTATCCAACAGCTTCATTGAGTTTACATCCAAAGACATACAGACTTCACCGAGAAAATCAGTCAATTCTTTATTCCCTTTGCCCCGCTTATGACCCGGCACATCAAAAGGCACCAGCCGATCTTTTTTCATCTGCTTCAAGGCTTCCATAATTGGCATTCGTTCCTGATTTTTTTTCGTCACTGACTTCCCCTTTCTAAAAATTTAACAGAAGCTTTTTTTAAAAGCTCTCAGCGTGTCAATAAACCCCGTCCCGACAAATGACCTAGGGGTCAGACCCTTGAATTTCGTAGGCTGGTGGGTTTCGTACAGTTGCAATAATAGAATTGGCTAAATCTCAGCGTTTCTGTGCAACTGTTCGCCCCGATGCAGCGAGTCTGCCCCCTTGGGTACAACTGAAAAGCCAATTGTCGGTACTCAGTTGGTATAATTAACTTTTTTGACAGTCTCGAAGCTTTATCAAAAACTTTTTAGTAGATATTGCTGCCGCTGAAAATCTCAATCATTTCCCGCCGGATGCTTTCGGTAATCTTCAGCCGCATTTTGGGCGGCAGTTCATAGACATCCGTATTAAAGAGATAATTCTGAAGATTAATTTCTTTTAAGAGCATCTTGGTATGAAAAATATTGGACTGATAAACATTGATATCAATGGCATCATAATCTTCCAGCGTCCGGTTATCGATATAATCCTGAATCGACGTTATTTTATGATCCATAAATAATTTCTTACCCGAAACATCTCTGGTAAATCCCCTTACCCGATAATCCATGGTAATAATATCCGAATCAAAAGAACCAATCAGATAATCCAGCGTACTCAAAGGCGTAATTTCCCCACAGGTGGCCACATCAATATCGACTCTGAAAGTGGCAATGGAAGTATCCGGATGGAATTCCGGATAGGTATGAACGGTTACATGACTTTTGTCCAAATGAGCCACCACTGTATCAGGTGCAACACAATTTTCTCTGCCATTTAATCCGCAATCCCTTAAAAAGGTTTCCTCCGCAATCAAAAATGTAACACTGGCCCCCTGGGGATCGTAATCCTGGGTTGAGACATTGAGCACTTTGGCGCCAATCATCTCCGTTACCCGATATAAGATACTGGTCAATCGTTCAGAATTATACTGTTCATCAATATAGGCAATATAATCCTGCTGCTCTCTCTGACTCTTGGCATAGCATACATCATAAATGTTAAAACTTAAGGACTTCGTCAAATTATTAAAACCACTTAGCATCAATTTATTTTCCATTTCCACCCACTATCCTATTTAAATATTAATAAATTATATTGAAATTTAAACCCACTATATCTTGATAATAAAATTTTACTGCTTTGTTTATCACGAAAAAACTCAAGTGAATAAATACACATCCACTTGAGCTGATTTCTACACCACTGATGACTGTATTGCAGAAGCTTAAATCAGGATACAAGAAGTTAATATTTCACACCTTTTAT
This genomic interval from Eubacteriaceae bacterium ES3 contains the following:
- a CDS encoding saccharopine dehydrogenase family protein, whose translation is MGKALIIGCGGVASVAIHKCCQNSDVFEEIMIASRTKSKCDALKEKLEGGKTKISTAQVNADNVEELVKLIESFNPDVVLNLALPYQDLTIMDACLATKTHYVDTANYEPEDTAKFEYKWQWDYRKRFEEAGITALLGSGFDPGVTGVFSAYAMKHQFDEIHTIDILDANAGDHGYPFATNFNPEINIREVTANGSYWENGEWVETEPMAIKRVYNFPEIGPKDMYLLHHEELESLALNIKGIKRIRFFMTFGQSYLTHLKCLENVGMTSIEPIEFEGKQIVPLQFLKAVLPDPASLGPRTVGKTNIGCIFKGIKDGQEKDYYLYNVCDHQECYREVGSQAISYTTGVPAMIGTMLIMEGIWKKPGVYNIEEFDPDPFMEALNKWGLPWQESFEPELVD
- the speE gene encoding polyamine aminopropyltransferase, which encodes MELWFSEKHTPTVKLSIQVDRQLYSGQSEFQRIDVFDSKEFGRFLTLDGFIMLTEKDEYIYHEMIVHVPMSVHPMAKRILVIGAGDGGVLRELTKYQQIEQIDLVEIDELVVEVCKKYLPQTACGFNDERVRFFYQDGLKFVRRHENEYDLIIVDSTDPFGPGEGLFTKEFYGNCYKALKEDGMMVNQHESAFYAEDAIAMQRAHKRIVNSFPVSRVYQAHIPTYPSGHWLFGFASKKYHPIDDLKAVKWNALGFKTLYYNTRLHVGSFALPNYVEELLKEVEN
- a CDS encoding aminotransferase class I/II-fold pyridoxal phosphate-dependent enzyme, translated to MPIMEALKQMKKDRLVPFDVPGHKRGKGNKELTDFLGEVCMSLDVNSMKLLDNLCHPVSVIREAEELAADAFGAADAFFMVNGTTSAVQSMVLSVCKRGDKIILPRNVHRSVINAMILCGAIPVYVNPEINHRLGISLGMSVPAVKEAIEKNPDAKAILVNNPTYYGICSDLRTIVKMAHEKGMLALVDEAHGTHFYFGENMPISAMAAGADMASVSMHKSGGSLTQSSFLLIGERMKAGYVRQIINLTQTTSGSYLLLSSLDISRKNLALHGKEIFSKVTEMAQYARDEINEIGDYYAYSKELINGDTIFDFDQTKLSVNTLDLGLAGIEVYNLLRDEYDIQTEFGDVGNLLAYISVGDNKKNLERLVSALAEIRRIYRKDPTGMVTYEYINPEVVVGPQEAFYGEKIALPIGDTVGRVCSEFVMCYPPGIPILAPGERITKEILDSVTYMKARGSSMTGPEDMNLEYLNVMEGI
- the speD gene encoding adenosylmethionine decarboxylase produces the protein MENKLMLSGFNNLTKSLSFNIYDVCYAKSQREQQDYIAYIDEQYNSERLTSILYRVTEMIGAKVLNVSTQDYDPQGASVTFLIAEETFLRDCGLNGRENCVAPDTVVAHLDKSHVTVHTYPEFHPDTSIATFRVDIDVATCGEITPLSTLDYLIGSFDSDIITMDYRVRGFTRDVSGKKLFMDHKITSIQDYIDNRTLEDYDAIDINVYQSNIFHTKMLLKEINLQNYLFNTDVYELPPKMRLKITESIRREMIEIFSGSNIY